From the Candidatus Cloacimonadota bacterium genome, the window ATGGGCTGCAAAGAAAAATGATACAATCAATATTGTATTACACTCTTTTGCGCATTTATCTATGAGCAAAGCAGAAGAAGGAATAACAAAAGAACTGTTTAATCGAGCTGAACAAAGATTGAAAAATTCCGGTTATGAAGTATCACAAACTCCATTCGGTTATTTTCTTGATCTTGATATTCAGGCTCCTGGAAAATCATTAGCAAGGGTCTTTAAGGAATTTTAAATGATTGAAAAAGCTTCTCAAATCATTAACAATGCCAAACATGTAACAGCATTCACGGGTGCTGGAATTTCAGTGGAAAGCGGGATTCCGCCCTTTCGAGGGAAAGATGGTTTATGGAGCAAATTCGATCCTATCTTTTTGGATATTAATTATTTTAACCAATATCCTCTCGAATCCTGGAAATTGATCAAAGAAATATTTTATGATTTTTTTGGAAAAGCAAAACCAAATGCTGCACATTTCGCTCTATCAGAAATGGAAAAATTAAGTTATATCAATTCTGTTAATACACAAAATATTGATAACCTTCATCAGCAAGCAGGAAGTAAAAAAGTATATGAATTTCACGGAACATCTCGAAATTTGATAT encodes:
- a CDS encoding RNA polymerase subunit sigma; the protein is MIEKASQIINNAKHVTAFTGAGISVESGIPPFRGKDGLWSKFDPIFLDINYFNQYPLESWKLIKEIFYDFFGKAKPNAAHFALSEMEKLSYINSVNTQNIDNLHQQAGSKKVYEFHGTSRNLICTNCNKIYSATNIDISQLPPKCERCGTVLKPNFVFFGEPIPEP